The DNA region GCTAAGCTCAGATGAAAAACAGTGTTAAAActgtaatgttaaataataagaataatagtgAGTTTGAAAGAACATAGAAACTATAAAGTTtcgaaataatattttattacttttaatgtgattttttcgAGGTATAAATGGggtttttacacacacacccacacacaaatataaacaacTGCATTTTAAATTTTAGGATAGGGTCCCTCACACGAGATCACTGAAGCTTGAAATCCCCTGGTCTCTATGGTtacattcttttcttttcttttagcttAGTTTTTTGTTATATCAGCAAGCTCAAAGCtattgttaaaaacatttaatgtttcaTTAACTTACACAAAACCTATTGCTTTCACATAATAgactaatataaaatgtatttccaGATGTTGCTTTCATAAAATAGCAGGCTTTATTTTTGAAAGACGCCTAAAGGACAAATCATTTCTGAAACTGAATTTCTTCATAGTTACTAAAATGTTATTGGCTATAGAAGACCAGAACATATTTAATCAAGTATGAAAACATGTTGCAACCTCACGTTTATCGGTAATAAACTTTGCACTTTGATAGATATATGTTTCTGCTCTGCAGAAAACCTCATCAGATGTTCTCTGGAAGACAGTATTGTATAGTTTATGCTCACATTAAACACAGTGACTGCAATAATGCTTTCTCACTCTTTCCCCACACAAGATTTTGTGGCTTAGATAAGTCTAAATGTTTAGAGAAGGATTCAGCAGAGAATGTCTGGAATGCCCGGTGTTGTTTTTAAGTGGAGGGCTGTACATTTGTGCCCCCATAGATTGAAGAAAGAAGCTATGAAAGGGTAAAGTTCCAGTTATACTATTAATGAATGTGAATGTCCTGAATGTGAGATACCATAAAAAGTCATTTGGTTTTAGAGGAAAAGTGTCCTTCTGCATCAGACAGAGTGGGGGAAGATTTGTtttaaaaggttaaataaaaagagCTGTATGTATAATGAGCTGTTAAGTGCTCGATTTGCATCCAAACAGACGATCTTCAATGTAAATTAGACCATTGTTTGTGGAATTTACCTGGTCTGGACTATTTGCAATCTCAcctcacactggagaaaaaaccTTCTTAAAAAGGATAAAGTgctacaaatatttcaaatatattaaaataaaaaaaataaaccctaGCCAGAAAGTCCAAGTCCCTTTTtaacaatttcctttttttttatccgACCAGAAAGTCATGGCAATTATGTTTTTACATAAACTCGTCAAAATAAGTTGAGCAATTTCAACTTTTTGGACATTATATGAAATCCAAATTTCAATTAGCTATaacatgattttaaacttcaagtCTCTCCAAGGGAATCTCTGGCATGATTGACTCATGATCTAAAGGCAAGCAAATTGTGAGTGCAAAACTTTTGTTGATTGCTTCCATGGCACCCTTTCATTGTGTTCTCCATTTGCATCCTCTTAGTCTTCAGGCAGTAGAATTACAAAGACATTACACAAGCTGTCTTCAGGTGGCACAGAACCGCCCAGTCTTTTATTCATACCCCAGAGCACTTAAACCAAGAAAACGAAAGCTGTTAGCACTGTTGTTAGCATGGTAACATTTAAACCTTTTAGTCACTATAGTAACTGTTGTTAGCAACCTGTTATCTTATTTGCTGATGAACTGTGTTTTATGACAGCCAACTCAGTGAAATAGACAAACAACTAAAAAGTCAATATGAAGTCTTTAAAAGATATCACATTAAACTTTATGGACTGTCATATGCACTTGGAGGTTGGCCTTATGAGTCATGTGGATGATTTGCTCATATTCATAAactgaacacagacaaacaaaaacagaGTGACAACTTCCAATATCAACAATaacaaaatctgtaaaatatgaAGGGGAAAAAAGCACATAAACTACATATCAAATACGGCTTTCAAATGACAATAGgaaacataaacaatattttgttacaGTGAAAATACTGCTTTGAAAGCTATCTGTGATGTTTCTTGACAAGATTGTGTAGGGATTGCTTTAATACTCCTCTCcttcttcctctccctcttctCCGACGCTGTCTGTTCCCACTTCTTCATAATCCTTCTCCAGAGCAGCCATGTCTTCTCTGGCCTCTGAGAACTCACCCTCCTCCATTCCTTCACCCACATACCAATGAACGAAAGCTCTCTTGGCGTACATCAGGTCGAACTTGTGATCCAGACGAGCCCAGGCTTCAGCGATGGCTGTGGTGTTGCTCAGCATACATACAGCTCGCTGCACCTTAGCCAGGTCTCCTCCAGGAACCACGGTTGGTGGCTGGTAGTTGATGCCAACCTTGAATCCAGTGGGACACCAGTCCACAAACTGGATGGTACGCTTGGTTTTGATGGTGGCGATGGCAGAGTTGACGTCTTTGGGAACAACATCTCCACGGTACAGCAGACAGCAAGCCATGTACTTGCCATGACGAGGGTCGCATTTCaccatctgattggctggctcGAAGCAAGCGTTAGTGATTTCTGCAACGGAGAGCTGCTCATGATAGGCCTTCTCTGCGGAGATCACTGGGGCATAGGTGGCCAGAGGGAAGTGGATACGAGGATACGGCACCAAGTTGGTTTGGAACTCGGTCAGATCTACATTCAGGGCTCCATCGAAGCGCAGGGATGCTGTGATGGAGGAAACGATCTGCCCAATCAACCTGTTGAGGTTTGTGTAGGTTGGGCGCTCGATGTCGAGGTTTCTACGGCAGATATCATAGATGGCCTCATTGTCCACCATGAAGGCACAGTCGGAGTGCTCGAGGGT from Carassius auratus strain Wakin chromosome 6, ASM336829v1, whole genome shotgun sequence includes:
- the LOC113091416 gene encoding tubulin alpha-1A chain, with the translated sequence MRECISVHVGQAGVQMGNACWELYCLEHGIQPDGQMPSDKTIGGGDDSFNTFFSETGAGKHVPRAVFVDLEPTVIDEVRTGTYRQLFHPEQLITGKEDAANNYARGHYTIGKEIIDLVLDRTRKLADQCTGLQGFLIFHSFGGGTGSGFTSLLMERLSVDYGKKSKLEFAIYPAPQVSTAVVEPYNSILTTHTTLEHSDCAFMVDNEAIYDICRRNLDIERPTYTNLNRLIGQIVSSITASLRFDGALNVDLTEFQTNLVPYPRIHFPLATYAPVISAEKAYHEQLSVAEITNACFEPANQMVKCDPRHGKYMACCLLYRGDVVPKDVNSAIATIKTKRTIQFVDWCPTGFKVGINYQPPTVVPGGDLAKVQRAVCMLSNTTAIAEAWARLDHKFDLMYAKRAFVHWYVGEGMEEGEFSEAREDMAALEKDYEEVGTDSVGEEGEEEGEEY